Genomic DNA from Lactuca sativa cultivar Salinas chromosome 8, Lsat_Salinas_v11, whole genome shotgun sequence:
aggaaattgAAGGTATCTTTTCTCTCCTAATCTTCCGCCCAAATTGGAGAGATTTGGAGAGAAGAGAATTATTGATAAACAGAAAATCCCGGTGATTACCAAACTACCCCCTATATATTCACGTACAACATCACAGAAAAAAAATCATTGCTTTTCCTGACTCGTTCCTCACGTAACTtcgtcattcagtaactcaaacAAGAGTTCAAGCTTCCATCATTAGGTTTCGTtctttttgttgattttttgtttatgtttcttaTACCTTATGCTATTCGTCTGGATACACAATGTAACATTTGAGAATATGGTATGTTTCCTTTAACCCCTTATGCAAATTCATATCATTATAGTCCCTAgctagtatgcagggcgtactttaTGAGTACGTGTgaaaacccaaaatttattccgtcacgatATTCCATTTCCGTTAGTAAAACCGTTCGTAtttcaatttttccgttaactttcgatttaaattaattaaaatgggAATTTTATTATGACCTCATAAgtatccaaacccattagaaacacatgaaaacatcCTAAATTATTATTTACAAAATTTTTAGTTACGACTACGTCGGGTTGcaacaattaaatcgggtacgaccaaaagcctcgtttaacatcggtatcgggtagatttccatcgggccataaactcaacccctatataagggattgagtgaccacattttgaagcttttcacTCTCTTGAAACACTTTCTctatctactctctctctaaaactcgacgttgatccaaaatcatctatttcaagctccaatttggtaagaaatccatcctagctcatagtataacatgtttggctttcaaattcgtgtttaaatcatgaaataggaccaataAATTGTGTTTACGGTCTAGGAACCCTCCCAAAATCGTGAACTCctttaaatggggttttgaagccccaaaacccttccaaaccacttctagtgcttagttatgACCTTTGGACTTGCAGGAATGGACTTAGAGCACCACAATCTTACCATTTAGGGGTTAAACTtgattttacggtccaagaacatgcttggaccgtaaaccctcattcatagaccataaacaccttttaaagtgttaaattgccccttaaacacctccagaAGCTTCtatgagcttccatgagtgcatagaaccttatattccttcatgagatgcaccaaaacatacacaaatgagtcacacttgattttacggcccaagaacatttttggaccataaacaccccttcttagaccataaactcctccaaagggtgttaaagtgcccttaacaccttgtatggcttagaattggacctagaactttgtatgcttaacctacaaccaccaaaacacatgattcatggataaacatgagtttacggccgtaaactcatgtgtttaaggtagtaaacttaccaagaacatcttcttagaccgtaaactccttttccaaggtcaattcaagtcccgatcacttcctaaaccatggaatcaaccctagaaccttcccttgtgcattgtaagaccatttagcatccaagaacacaccacccatgagtttacggccgtaaactcatggggatatggtcattggacggtaaactcccctaagggcttactcttgaagagtaaactccttatctaggcctTACACACCCTCAAATGCAACCCGGATCATTCTAAACACTTGAtataaagtgttttcgcgcccCAGAGTgtatattcttaattaattagtatttcaaggtctaatttgatacaaacgtgtatctcttcatattacataggaacctcgcatgtttTCAATCCCCGAACTAACGTTTAGCACCCAAACCGACACattcctcgactggtgagttcatacccctacaccttttccgagtttttcaatgttttcaagggggggggggggggggaatacaagcaaactataaatgttttcgaaacttaaaactgatgtaattctataaatatctggcaaacttttagatatctttaccccttttgtatcatgcggagcataagggatgtttttctgaatataactaagtagatttcaattacagtgtaagaaacaatcaaaacaatcaaattattatgggaataatttgggatcttcagttcTTGTTTTACAGGTACAGATTTCATGcaaagttaatagataaactatgtctgattcagtttatctctgtttaatttagagtatcaTGCCAGATAATTTCTTTGTATTCAATTGTTtttactgtattatgtttcaaaacgattacgaTGTTTGATAACAACCgagtacaccgtgaataatttaatactagcttgtgagattcgtcttcattaaacccttcgggttatcagtaaatcctccacggaagtataaccagagtctcctggagggagagcatggaatttgtgaatagatctattcgggactgacaatcccacaccttaaatgctagctacagttaggcgggcacgcctggggttacaaattctggatatcttccgacgcctgaagaacgtcaaagAGGTCTcgtgtcatattagcatggttatccggctcacaatacgtattaatataaattttgttcatggattttatatcttcctttaatctatagttttatatattaaaactacctactgttgtactggatggtaatctagggtttttcaatatatagttttacatATTAAACTATCTATTGTTGTACCGTACGGAATTCAGAAGtttaactaaactgtttttataagaaaatatgggattttcttggataacaacttttcagaaaaccaaaggaagcatgatctttttacataaacaaaaagcttttgaactcaccagctttatgctgatttttaaactgcttctattctcaggttctccttagacaggtatcccgcgttcttttgcagaagacggagcgtatggaaGTCTCGTCTTACTTTTGTTTAGACTAATGTATCTGtaaaacttgtattactttactttcaaacaaatgtaatgatcctatgtaatgtattgttttgtgtttactatgcttactatgtacattggttgtgatattacatgacgtcctccgccccggaatgtttccgccatcggtttcgggttgtgacagattggtaccAGAGCCctcgtttatagtgaactagtataccaaagcttacatggtataagactataaacactaaggggccgaagtgctctgaactaaaagtatactttaaaatataagtatttttcaaaaatatacaagtatacctaatcgCCGTAACCCGTAacctcgagtagaacaaaacataagtaaatgggtgttgtaataactgcggttaaacctgggcagttatgtagtcgtgtctagggtcaatatagcctgatcaactatattcattcgagacacgaccaacatgtgcttgggagtgactgtggtatacagcatgcctaaaacttacccaatacccaaacaacgagccgtcgtcacagcgaaacataaaatactatgggagtattttagccaaagccgagtacgttgtagaaattcattccgagtattgctactcgttccttctttagcgatagtttatcttcttcgataactctttcctgcttatcgCTTATGGAACCctatatctgtcataatgagatatcccctgtttcATATCTCtagattcaattcagaggacttaccatcctctttttcctaatcattttagatcaaaatgtctccaaagaaaggacccaaCTCTAGGAACAACAACTCTCCGCCACCATATTCTCTTCCGTTCGACCCTGTCTTATTTCAGACaactgttactgccgcagtgacgGCTGCAATGGCGCTTTTGAACCCTAGCCGGTCCAGTGGACCAGGAAGTAACACctacccccaaaaccatgaagaTAATCAGGAGCACCAGAATGAGCATAATGAAAGTAAAAAGGTTTTCTGGAAAAAgtgaaagggtcagagttcacaaggatcctccaagaagcaCAAAACAGTGGTTGTTCAAGCTGCTACTACTCCTgctgttatatgtggtattttggggaactcactaagcttcgtgcttactgtgttatgtgtttcaggttttccttAGGATCACAAGAcggcaccgactcgattgtacacaccagggaaagagttatgatttagggatcctggattattatttAATTGAATATAGAGTTATATTTTGTAACTTAAACaaaatgagatttttacgaaaagtgttttatgaattaagcgattttaaatgaaaattttagtttgaaaaattacggtgttacaaatgGGGGTTAGATCTTAGCACCAATGAGGTCCTTTGTCCATAAAAGTGCAACCTTATGAGTTATTTTTGGTCCATGCAAGAGTTAGGTTCTTTTGTTGGGGTGTTTAATGTATTGTGTCAATATTGTTTTGTACTAGAATAGTCCATAATGTAACGGGTTGGGCCTGTCCACCCGAGTATTAATGTCTTTAGGGTTAGACTATTTATAGTTCATGCATGCAACATTTTTAGAGTTATCAATTATATTGACATGTATCGCCTTTACAAAGAAGTTCTTGTTGAACTCTTCTAAGCCTTTGGTAAATTGTACTTTTTGATCAATTGTACTTCTTGTTTTGATTCACTTTTTCTATTAAAGGATCTATCGATCTTAAGTTTATTGTTTCAAAATTGGTATCGGAGCAGGAGATTGTGTAAACCATACACAATTATTATGTTGAGTGTAATTAGGGTTTTCTGTTTTTGTTGGATCTGTTCTTTCCATATTCATCGTTTTCATCGATTGTAGACATTGGATCTTGATCCTTATTTAGCCCTAAACTCGGTTATAGTTTTACACATTTGATTCTTAACAGGTTTTTGTGAATCGACATCATGAAACCTGAAGATCCTCATACTATTTCCTTCAATCTATCCAGCAACATCGGTTCTACTACTAGGATCCCTATTCTCTTCCCACAAGACTATGAATTCTGGGCCTTACACTTCGAAGACTACATTCTGGGTATTGAAGACCATGATGCAACAATATGGCAGGCTATGACTCAGGAAACGTTTACTTTTTCACATACAAAGGAGGAGGTCATTACTTTGGATCAGTACAATACACTTCTTGTCGATCATAAAGATGTTCCAAACGATGAAAAAGATAAACTAATTAGCAACATCAAGGCCTTGAAAATCATAAGGTTTGCTCTTCCCCCGGACACTTTTCGTCTAACGAGTTCGTTTGTCAAGGCTaaggaaatctgggataggctAAAGGAGCTCTACTCCAGCAATGCAGATCTAGAACATTTTGTCCAGACGTTGCTTCTATCGGAGTTTGGTGCTTTTGTTCAAAATCCAGAAGAGACATTAGATCAAACGTTCAATtgttttaatcatcttttaagtagGGTGTTAAAACACAAGATTAAGCGTGAACCAATAGAGCAAAAAGTTACGTTTATGAATGGTTTGAGGTCTGAATGGAAGGTAGCTATTTCAATAgtaaaagctcatgaacagtttaagaattatactttggcaaagctggtgggaattctTAAGTCCCACGAATCTGAAGTAACAAAGGATGGGAAGATTGTGTCCATCATGGGTTCGTTAGCCCTGATTGCGAAGGGTAAGAAGGTTGTAGAAGAGGCCTCCGAATATGATCTTTCGGACTGTGAACTCTCTAAGGAAGACTTTTCTATGATGGTTTCTAATCCCAAAAAGTTTGCCAAAAATAACTTTGGACGTTTCAAGAATCAGATCTGGCAGGGAAATCATAGTTCAGATAAGGCAAGGGATGATAGCTTCAAAAACTCCCAAAAAGATAAGGAGAAGCAAGAGAAAAACTACTTGGAGATTTAGGTTACGACTGCAACTACTATCATGccaagaatcactttgccaaagaatgcATGCTGAGGAAAATGAGTGAGAAGAAGGAAGAAGAAAAGGATGAAGCTTACTATCTCCAAAACATAGAAGAgcttagaaagaaaaagagtgCTTATAGTGCTAATCCTGCTTTGATTATGTAGGATGATGTTGATGAGTTTGGACGTGTTAAAGTCAAGTCAACAGATTTGGAAGATGAAGAGGTTCGCAAGCCCACACATGGTGGATGTTTCGTAGTGAAGTCTGAAGTGCCAGAGTACAagggaagatgtttgatggttcGCAATGATGTCTCATAACAAAGGGGATATGTAACTGATGGAGGGCAGGCCTCATAAAACTGTTTTGCTACGAGACCTGTTTCTGAATAGGCGAGTAAGTGCGAGAAGGTCATCAGTAAGGTACAATCCATACTCCAGTCTCTTAATATTCTTGTCAGTCGTTACGAATCTGAATTAAATGATTTGAATTACAGTGTCTCTAGTTTTAGTGATAGTTTAAAAAGAACACATTTAAGTAATTCTAACCTAaatgatcaaatcagcagggtaACAAACAAAAGTGAAGAGAGACAGATGTGGATAAAGAAGTTGGAGTTAGAGCTGACTAGGTCTAAGGATGATGTTATTTATTTAAAACGAGACAATTTAGCGTTATTAAAACAaggaaatattttcttttttattgcaAATAGGTTATATTTTAACtttactcaactgcatcttgaCTGTGAAATAGGCAAGAATATACACAAAATGATTTTACCCTTTCTCGAATTGAAAGATGATAAAATCGATGCAGAATGCTACAGATGTGAATCCATTGTTTCCTCTGACGATGTATCTGATTCATACAAAGTTGGACTTAACAAAATTGAAGCGTACATTCAATCCAAAGAACACAAGGATATGCTGAAACAAATTTTGAATGAGAAAGATAAAGAGCAAATTAAATTTGATActgtgcaaaaatttgactcgttaTGCAcaaaattaagttcagaaaatacgTTTGACACTAAAAATGTCTTTGAATTTGATGAAAGTGATAtaagtgaaatttctatagatgATGAGGTAGATTGATCTGAATTGTAAAAAGTGAACTTGAACGAAAGAAAAACCTGATCTCTGAAAATTTAGTTGAGTTTGATCGTATTTGTGAAAATAAAGGTTCAAAGGTTATAAAAGAAAAGGCAACAGTTTTTCTGAAAGTGCAAACTGTTTCGTATCGGGTTTTCGCAACTTATGGACTGGACCTAAATCAAACCTCAAAATTGGTGTCCCTTGTAGATGACGATAATGCAGATGGGTACGACGAATTCTTTTGTTTTGCTTATATTGACAATGCAGATGATACCAAAGGTCTTTCTGAAATGACCTCTTGGAAAACGAATAGGAGATATGTTGTTGGACCATTAAATTATGTTAACCCCTATTTTGATAAAGCTGGTTCGAGTGGTACCAAAGATGTCCCAAGTGAAACATCTTCCGAACATACAGGCACCcttgttagaaaaaaaaaacctaggACTAACATTCATAAGTCAGCTGAGAAATTCATAGCTATTAAACGACAACTGAATGTTAGATATATGAAAAACTTGTAGGAAAGAAAACGCTTCTGGAAGAATAAGAATTCCACTCAAATTTCTGTTAATCCATAAAGATCTTcaaaacaaaatacaaattcttctCCAATTCCAAAACCGACTTCAAATTCTTTTTCAAAACCAcaagttttaaatttaaaaagttttTCCAAACCACTAGTTTCAAAACCTAATGAAAAGCTCAATTTTTATCCAAAAACAATTATTTCAAAATCTGTCAACACAGCGAAAGATGTTAAGGGCAAAGGAAAAATTGTTTCAGAACCTGAAATTTCATTCAAGGAATCCGAAACAAATTTGAAAAAGGAGGAAAAGAAGTTTATGAAAAAGGTTGTTAGGCAACACATAGAAGCTAAGCGAAGACAACATCCTTTTAAAAAGAATCCCAAAGATAAG
This window encodes:
- the LOC111888429 gene encoding uncharacterized protein LOC111888429 — translated: MKPEDPHTISFNLSSNIGSTTRIPILFPQDYEFWALHFEDYILGIEDHDATIWQAMTQETFTFSHTKEEVITLDQYNTLLVDHKDVPNDEKDKLISNIKALKIIRFALPPDTFRLTSSFVKAKEIWDRLKELYSSNADLEHFVQTLLLSEFGAFVQNPEETLDQTFNCFNHLLSRVLKHKIKREPIEQKVTFMNGLRSEWKLVGILKSHESEVTKDGKIVSIMGSLALIAKGKKVVEEASEYDLSDCELSKEDFSMMDDVDEFGRVKVKSTDLEDEEVRKPTHGGCFVVKSEVPEYKGRCLMASKCEKVISKVQSILQSLNILVSRYESELNDLNYSVSSFSDSLKRTHLSNSNLNDQISRVTNKSEERQMWIKKLELELTRLYFNFTQLHLDCEIGKNIHKMILPFLELKDDKIDAECYRCESIVSSDDVSDSYKVGLNKIEAYIQSKEHKDMLKQILNEKDKEQIKFDTVQKFDSLCTKLSSENTFDTKNVFEFDESDISEISIDDEKNLISENLVEFDRICENKGSKVIKEKATVFLKVQTVSYRVFATYGLDLNQTSKLVSLVDDDNADGYDEFFCFAYIDNADDTKGLSEMTSWKTNRRYVVGPLNYVNPYFDKAGSSGTKDVPSETSSEHTAKDVKGKGKIVSEPEISFKESETNLKKEEKKFMKKVIRDEQYDSEWYIDNGCSHHMTEMREELREFQSPKDEVKLKYKNNAKGEIKGYGMIKNGEFTIRKVAYVEGRQHNLIRVSQLVVGTGLKVSFDDEGSEIIEKKSKKLLINSKRKGEIFMWVYFLQQKSDGTSKLKDFIKHIELQLRKLVQNVRSDNGSKFKNKVFEEFLSKKGVAHNFSASYTPHQNGVVER